In a genomic window of Sarcophilus harrisii chromosome 4, mSarHar1.11, whole genome shotgun sequence:
- the LOC116423664 gene encoding uncharacterized protein LOC116423664 — protein MKPGGGRLQAGGRSAPQGPQARPRRLPDRTGGGCGPGPRAGGGGAHAGAGRPPSEPQRARAALGGGGGRGVPEAAAGQRPREGERNARQPGLSQASGAARRRRSSAWSGPRLGELQPPLASRPRRPGLARPPLPRGVPALRAAAPRWAQARRRPLSLRAPGAARAPGAGRRPRSRHPPPNPRSSGPAPRASSPPALASPEGRGRGAGSGHPAAAAAAAAAAPAPRPLSPCSVGDCADCLLLRAAPHAL, from the coding sequence ATGAAGCCCGGCGGGGGGCGGCTGCAGGCGGGAGGCCGCTCAGCCCCGCAGGGCCCCCAGGCCCGGCCTCGGCGTCTCCCCGACCGCACGGGCGGCGGCTGCGGGCCCGGGCCCCGGGCGGGCGGCGGGGGCGCTCATGCTGGGGCCGGGCGGCCTCCCTCGGAGCCCCAACGAGCGAGGGCGGCActgggcggcggcggcgggcgcGGGGTGCCGGAGGCGGCGGCGGGGCAGCGGCCCCGGGAGGGGGAGCGGAACGCCCGGCAACCGGGGCTCAGCCAGGCCTCGGGCGCCGCCCGCCGCCGCCGCTCCTCCGCATGGTCCGGCCCCCGACTAGGGGAGCTCCAGCCGCCGCTCGCGTCCCGTCCCCGCCGGCCCGGCCTCGCCCGCCCCCCCCTTCCCCGCGGTGTCCCGGCTCTCCGCGCCGCCGCGCCCCGCTGGGCCCAGGCCCGCAGGCGGCCGCTGTCACTGAGGGCCCCCGGAGCCGCTCGCGCCCCCGGGGCAGGACGCCGGCCGCGCTCTCGCcatcccccccccaacccccgcTCCTCCGGCCCGGCCCCCCGGGCCTCTTCCCCGCCCGCTCTCGCGTCGCCCGAGGGCCGGGGACGAGGGGCCGGCTCCGGTCAccccgcagcagcagcagcagcagcagcagcagcccccgCGCCCCGCCCGCTGAGCCCGTGCTCGGTCGGCGACTGCGCCGACTGCCTGCTCCTCCGCGCCGCCCCGCACGCTTTATAG